The nucleotide window CGAGCGAACGGCGCTAGGTCGCGAAAGTCTTTACAAGGCACTGTCTGCCGGCGGAAACCCAAAACTCACCACATTGAGGGCGGTGCTCGATGCGATGGGACTGCAGCTGTCAATCCATCCCCGTCACGCTGCCTGATCGCTGCAAAGTAAGCCCGGCAGCAAGGCCGAGGATGCGAGACGGCTTACGTTAGTTGACAGAATATATTATATCGGGTGTTTGCTATGTAGACGCAAAGTGAAAATGTCCGCTTTGTGCAACTTAGAAACGTCCTCTTTTGGGTGCAGCTGCCTGGCAGCCTCGGGCCACAATGGCCAGGGATCTTGTCACAATGAGCGCGCTGGAAATGGACCGAATGCAGGTCGTCCAGCGGGTGTTGGAAAAGCGGCTGACGCAAGCAGAAGCCGGTATGGTTCTGGGTCTTAGTCAGCGCCAGGTGCGGCGATTGTGCCAGTCCATGAGGCGTCAAGGGCCTCGGGCTCTCGTGTCGCGAAAGCGCGGACGCCCCAGCAACCGTCAGTTGCCGAAAGTGGTGCAAGAATACGCCGTAGGTCTCATCAGCGAGCGCTACAGCGACTTCGGGCCGACGTTGGCTCACGAGAAACTTGCTGAGCTACATGGCGTTCGTGTGTCCCGGGAGACGTTGCGAAAGTGGATGATCGGCGCCGAGATCTGGACGCCGCGGGCGCAACGAGGGCCGCGCATCCACCAGCCGCGAAGACGGCGGGACTGTCTTGGTGAGCTGGTTCAGATAGATGGGAGCGATCACGAATGGTTCGAGGGCCGTGGACAAAGATGCACCCTGTTGGTGTTAATCGACGATGCCACGGGAAGGCTGATGGAGCTGCGCTTTGTAGAAGTGGAATCGGCCTTCGACTACTTCGATGCGACCGCAAGCTACGTACGGAAGCATGGAAAGCCGGCGGCCTTCTATAGCGACAAACACAGCATCTTTCGAGTGAACCAGGAAGGTTCAACAGGTGCAGCAAAGGGTGTCACGCAGTTTGGTCGCGCATTGGGCGAACTAAACATAGACATCATCTGTGCGAACACAGCGCAGGCCAAAGGTCGTGTTGAGCGTATGAACAAAATGCTGCAAGACCGTTTGGTCAAGGAGATGCGGCTTCAGGGCATCAGCAATGCGGAAGATGCGAATGCCTTCGTCCCTGCTTTTATGGATGCCTACAACAACCGCTTCGAGCGTGCCCCTCGCAGCCTCCATAATGCGCACCGTCCCTTGCTTGAGGGCGAAGACTTGAATCTCATCTTCACGTGGCAAGAGGACCGAAAGCTGTCGCAGGGTTTGGTGGTGCAGTTTCAGAGAAACTCATATCTGGTTGAACCAACGACAGAAACGAGCAAGCTTGCTGGTAAGACTGTGCGCGTGCACTTGTGGAAAGACGGCCAAGTGCAATTGTGCCATAACGACCAGCCGCTTCCCTTTACACTCTTCGACAAGAGCCCCCACGTGAACCAGGGTGAGATTGTCGAGAACAAACGATTGGGCGCTGCGCTGGCGGTCATTCAGCAGCAGCAGCAGGTTCGAGATGAAGCCCGTCTTAGGTCCAAGAAGGCGCGGAAGCTGAATCATCGGCACCGGTGTCCACAAGCATCAACCCTGCCGCGGCGGAAGCCTTTGCGAACTATCTGCAAGAGGTGCAGCGGGAACAAAAAGCCCGGCAACGCCGCTACAACGAAAACGCACGCTTGCGCAGGGCTGCAGCCCGCGAGGCGGCGCTGAGCCCCACCACAGTCCCGTGAGGCAGAGGGGGGGCGGTCGCTATCGTGCCGCGCCCCTTTGCCTAGCTCCTGCCTAGCTCACCACAAGCCGCTGCGGCATGCTTTTGGCCCTGCACTTGCCCACAGCCGCACGTCGCCACCCGCCTGCGCGTGGGCCGTGCCCGCCGTGCATCTGTGGACAAGTGGCCAAAACCCCGCCTCCGCTACCCCCTCCACGCCGCGCCGCGTGAGGGACATTTCTACTTTGCACAAAAGCGGACATTTCTACTTTGCGTTGACATGTTTGACGCGAGTGGGCTTGGTGCTTGAACTTACTGTACGCAATCCTCCGTGCGCCGGGGAAGTCGATCGGCGTCGAGGACATGCAGGCGTGCGTTCACGGATAGCTCAAGGTCATTCGACCTGTCGGACTGGGCGGCCAGAAGCTGGCTCTTGTCGCCCGTTTGGGGCATTCTCGCCGGCGTCATGGCTCGGTCCCGCAAGACGTTCACGAAGAAGACCGCGCCGGCCAAGCTGGCCGGCTACGAGGGTCTTTTCGCAGACGTCGCCCGGGTGATCGAAGAGGCCCGGCATTCCGCCGTCCGCACCGTCAACGCCGTGATGACGGCAACCTACTGGCTCGTGGGTCGCCGCATCGTCGAAGCTGAGCAGGCCGGAGAGACCAGGGCCGAATACGGCAAGGAGATCGTCGACCGACTCTCGGCCGACCTCACTGAGCGCTTCGGGTGCGGATTCGGCAGGAGCAACCTGTTTCAGATGCGCGCGTTCTTCCTCGCGCGCCGCAACATTGTCCAGACAGCGTCTGGACAATCCTCTCTGCCTGGGGACGGGACCGAGAAAGTCCAGACAGCGTCTGGACAATTGGGGGATGCTGCCAGCCTGAGCGAGGTGGCAGCCTGCTTCCCGCTTCCGTGGTCTCACTACGTGCGCCTGCTCGCCGTGAAGAACGAGAACGCGCGGGCCTTCTACGAGGACGAAGCCCTGCGTGGCGGGTGGACGGTTCGCCAGCTCGACCGGCAGATCCAGTCTCAGTTTTATGAGCGAACCGCACTGTCGCGGAACAAGGCGGCGATGCTGACCAAGGGCGCTCAACCTCGGCCGGAAGACCACATGACTCCCGAGGAGGAGATCAAGGACCCGTACGTGCTCGAGTTCCTTGACCTCAAAGACGAGTACTCAGAGACGGACCTCGAGGCCGCGCTCATCGCAAAGCTCGAGGCGTTCCTGCTCGAGCTGGGTGGTGACTTCACCTTCGTCGGCCGCCAACGCCGCCTGCGCGTCGGCGACGAGTGGTACCGGATTGACCTCCTGTTCTTCCACCGGCGGCTGAGATGCCTGGTGATCATCGACCTGAAGATCGGCAAGTTCACGCACGCCGACGCCGGGCAGATGCACCTCTACCTCAACTACGCACGCGAGCACTGGACGCTACCGGACGAGAACCCACCGGTCGGGCTCATCCTGTGCGCCGAGAAGAACCACGCCGTCGCGAAGTACGCGCTCGAGGGCTTGCCCAACAAGGTCCTCGCCACCGAGTACCGCACGACCTTGCCGAAGGAGCGTGTGCTCGTGGAGGCCATCGAGACGACCAAGCGCCAGCTGGAGACGCGATCGCCCGCGAAGCCGGCGGCTGCCAAGAAGACGACCGCGCGCAAGCGAAAGCCTCGACGTTGAATCGAGTCGCGACGGCGGCCTCCGACGTCGCCGATGCCCACACCGCCCGGTCTGCCTGAACCCGGCGGTTCACCACCACCGCGTTCGCCACTTGTCCGGCCTGTGCGGCCCTTCGAGGCCCGGCAGACCGGGACGCTCAACCGCCGCTTTCCGCAGTCTGGGCGAGGGCTTCGCGTAGTTCATGGCGAGCACGACATCGAGGCCGCGTTCACCGCCGAGACCACCGAGGGGTGGGGGGCCGGTTCATCTTTCGAAAGCTGACATCGACTGCCCACCTGTACCCGGGCCCGACTGCGACAGCGGCGCATCCGGCGATGTGCACGGTGGTCTCGGCGAGCGTGTCCACGTTGACCACCGCGATCACGATGACCGAGGTGGACACCGCGACTGTGCAAGTGGGTCCGAGACCATCAGCATCGCAGGCCTTCGACGGCCTTGACCAGGTCGTCCTCGCTCGGGTGCGTGTAGACCATGGTCGTCACGAGGCTGCGATGCCGGGCGAAACGCTGCGTGAGGCGGATGTCCTTGGTGAGCGTGTAGAGATTGGTCACGGCCGAGTGCCTCAACATGTGAAACGTCACGCGCCGCTCGAACGCGGCCCGGTCCTGCCACACGGTGAAGCCGTGGCGGACCTGCCTGAGCGACAGGCGCCGCCCGAGGCGGCTGACGAAGAGCGGGGCTGCGTCGTCGAGGCTCTCACGCTCCCGGGCCTTCCAGGCCCAGAAGCGGCGCAGCTTGCCGCGCAGGGACTCGCTCAAGAGAACCTCCTGCGTGCCGCCGGCTTTGCCCGCGCCCTTGAAGACCGACAGCAGCAGCCTGCGCCTGGGCCGACCGTCCCGAAACACATCCCCGACCGAGAGCGCGATGAGCTCGTGCTCCCGCAGGCCCGTGCCGAGGGCCATGGCGTACAGGCAGTGATCGCAGTAGCCCGCTCGGTGCTCGCCGGTGACCTTGAGCAGGGCTCTCTGCTCGCGTTCGGTCAGAGTCCGTGGGGTGCGTGTCGAGTCGGCGTAGTTCGCCATCCTTGGGGATGAAGGCGTGGCGTAGCCGGGATGGCAAGTGCCACGACCGACCCTGCCGGTGGAGTACTGTCGGTCGGTTTGCGCTATTTCTGGACCAAGAGAGCAGTACGCCAGTTCGGTTCAGAGTCGACCGGTACGCCCAGCGCCAGCAGATAGCCGTGAAGCATATCGCCCGTTAGACGACTTGATTTGGCTCTTTTCGTGTAGGCCGTTTGGTCCTCGAACGGAAATGCGGTGCCGCTGGTTTCGAAGACCCAGCGTCCACCGTCGTTGGCTGCAGCCACTGATCGCTCAAGAGCAAGGGGTGGCTCTCGCGGAAACCCACGTCAGTGAACCTGTATTCTTGAAGAGCCGGGTGCGGTAGTCCCGCAAGCCCGGATCTGTGGGGGCCCTGGGGTGCGTAAGTGCCCAGGGCTACCCGAGCACATGCGGCGCACGAACCCGCAACGGGGTTTTCGGAGTCGGCATGATGGACTCGCACCGCTCGACCAGCTGGTGCAGCAACCCACGGCATGTCTCGATCGAGACCTTCTTTCTTGCTTCACTGATGGACGACAACGTCGGTACCTTCGCCCAATCGAACACCTTGCGCCCTGGGGGAAACGTCGATTCATCGCGTTCGATGGAACGCGGGTTGTGTTGCCGCGCAGCGCGGATACAGCGAGGAAGATGGCGCGGCCCAGGGTTGGTGGTGATGGCTGCGGATGTGTTTCGCCGTCTTCCGTTGGATTGGTCCCTGACCGGAAAAGGCATCGGCGAGAGGACGTCCATGCAGAAGCTGGTTCACCGATTGCCGTTCAAGGCAGGCGACGTGGCCGTCATGGACAGAGGGTTTCCGAGTCGCCACCTGTTCTCAGCCTTGATTGAACATGGCGTTGACATCATTGCGAGAATGAGCGCATCGAAGGCGACGGCGTGGAAAGAGCTCAAGCCATTCTTGTCTTCAAACAAGAAGACCGCGAAAGTGACACTGACGCTTCCGGGGGCGAAAGGGAACATTGAGCTTCAGGTGCGCGTCGTCGAGCGCGACGCAAAGCCAGGCCGCCCGAGGAAAGGCACGAAGAACGAAAGGATGGTCATCGTGTCCACCTTGAGCGGAAAGGACGGATTCGATCGCAAAGACATCATCAAGCTCTACGCCTCTCGATGGGGAATCGAATCTCTCTTCAAGGAAATGAAGAGCTTCATGCAGACCGAGGACTTCCACAGCAAGAGCGTCCAAGGATGTGAACAGGAACTCATTTCCGCGATGATCTGGATAGCCCTGGCATCGTTCCTTCAAGCAGAAGCGGAGCGTACCCTTGATGGCCGACGCGTCGTTCGCACAGACTGCCTACGAGCGGCCGGTAATCTGCTCTTTGCGATGCTTTCAGGAAAATCCATCATTGAACAGATGGACGATGACATCGCTGCCCTTCGAATGTTCGCGTACGCCCCACAACAAGACAGGCACTATCCGAGGGAGTGCAAACGTCCCTTCGGTCGCACCATCCAAAGGGGTGGTGCTTAAGTGAACAGCATTGTGCCTAGGAGTTGCCTAGGAGACTGACCCGCCTGGCACCTTGGCCGTCCGCTTGGTGGGCATTCGGTCTTCCTCAAGAAACTGCAGTTCGCCTCAGATTTTCGTGGCGGTGAACAAAAAGAGGCAAGGATGCCCCTCATAAAACGCCCCGATGCCGTGCCTTATTGAGGCAAGGCCAGGCTGGACCGCCCTTTGCAGACCGATGCCGCCGATGTCTCAGAACTCGGAACCTCCTCGTCGACCCGCAATGCGTTACGGTGCGTCCTGTTTTCTGGTTGCCCTGTTGGGTTGTCTATCATCGGGCTGCGGTAGTGGTGGAGACTCGCTTTCGGATAGGGAGGAAAGCGGCGCGGAGGAACCTGATGCCGGCGACACGCCTAACCCCATCGCGGGGCGCGGAGCTCGAGGTGAAGGCGCCGCCGGGGGAACAGGCGGCGCTCTGCTGGGGGGCACCATGGAAGGACCGCCCATGGGTGGCATGCCCCAGATGCCCATGGGTGGCATGCCCGAGATGCCCATCGGGGGCGCGTCGCCAGACCTTCCGTTGGACCCGACGGGTCCTTTTCATTACCAACGGCCTCCCCTCGGCCCGATGGCGATCCCGCTCGAGCCTGAACACGTGCGCGAAGGACGCTGCGCCCCTGGCCGCGTTTTGCTCGGCCCGCTCGTGGGCACGCCTCCACGCGTACCGGCTCATGCCGTCTCCGCCGCTTTTTGCGAATTTCCCCTTCTGCCACCCCCGTCAGGCTGGACTTACCAAATTGGTGGTGGACCTGATGCATCGACGGATGGTCTCGTGCGGGCGACCGTGCTGGGTGAAGAGGCTCTCATGAAAACAGGGTGTCATCTCGAGGGAACCCCTCAAAAGTTGGTCTGCCCGAGTGTGGCTGTGTCGAAGGAAGGCGCCAAACGCGTGGCCCTTTATTTTTACGAGCAACGTGTCTCGGAGTCTTTGGCGGCATTTGAAGTTGAAGCGAATCCGTTCCCATTCGATATCCACGCGGGTGCGCCGACGCCCGAGTTCGAATGGGTACCCCAGGGTGAGTCGGTATCGCTCACGTTGGATATGACACGCATGTGGCGTGACCATGCCGTGGACTTTATTGGGTCCGCGCAGTCTCAGAGGGCGTGGCTGTTCGTAAGACGAGCCGAAAGTTCGGATAAAGTCGCCGCCGTCGATTTGGGTCCCGTCCAGGTGGAGACGACGTCGCTTTCCTCTGCATACAGATTTCCTCGGGAGGGGCTTTATGATCTGTCGGTTTGTTTTGGGGCGTTTGCCACTGAGTGCACGGAATCGGACTATCGCAAACGCTTCGTGGTGACCGCGCCGGCGACGGCATTGTACCCGGAGCACAACGACACCTCGCGAGACCGCATCAACCTCGTCTTCGCCCATGCGGGGTTTGGTTCCCAGTCACAGCTGCTCGACAGCATTCAGAGGGCGGTTTCGCTCGATCTGCGAAGTAAGTTCAATGTCGTTCAGACCCAGCGCAGCAACGATGAAGCCACGTGGCTCTTTCGTCCCGGCTTGATGCAGATCGAACCCTTTCGCAAGTTTCCTTCGGCATTCAATTTTTGGGTCATGGCCCTGCCGATTCATGCTTTTGAGGAAAGGCTGGGAACTTTCATAGAAACAGAGGTCCGGAAGGTGGGGGCTCGTGGCCCCGTCATGCGAATCTCGTGGACGACGGGGCGCACCTCGGGTTGGGCTGTAGGTGGAATCTCGGTATTGATCAATCTTCTGGAGTCGCCACCGGAGGGAGACATCCCTGTCAATAGTGCGCCGCTTCGGGTGGATTGGGAAAATGTTTATGACAGATCATCGGCGGTTCTCATCCACGAGCTGGGGCACGCGATCTTCGGTTTTCAAGATGAGTACCTAGCGGCGCCAGGGCGGAGCGCGAGTTACCCAACCACGCTGCCGGCAGATTCCGAGCTTTCGTGGACTTGGTGGAGCCCTTATAGTGGACTTGTTCCGCCGTTCCTCAAAGAACTACAGGGCGTCCTGCAAGGCACGGGGATACTCTACGATAGCAGCATAGATTCTGAAGTGCGCTTCGTCGTGGATTGTAGTGCTGGACTGCAAAGATGCGGCTCCCGTCACCTGGTCGAAAGGCGGGGGCTCATTTCTGCCACGCAGCAATCCGTCATGAGAACTTCGTCCAGCTACGTTTTTCCCTTGCCTGCGATCGACCATATGGAACGCGTCCTCAACCAATTCGCGTCGAAGTAGGCGGGCAGAGCTAAGGCTCGGATAAGGCGGCGTACAGGAAGTTCAAGCACGACTGTCACTGTGCGTTAAAATGTAGACGCAAAGTGAAAATGTCCGCTTTGTGCAACTTAGAAATGTCCTCTTTTGGGTGCAGATGCCTGGCAGCCTCGGGCCACAATGGTCAGGGATCTTGTCACAATGAGCGCGCCGGAAATGGACCGAATGCAGGTCGTCCAGCGGTGTTGGAAAAGCGGCTGACGCAAGCAGAAGCCGCTGTGATTTTGGGTCTTAGTCAGCCTCCGCTACCCCCTCCACGCCGCGCCGCGTGAGGGACATTTCTACTTTGCACAAAAGCGGACATTTTTACTTTGCGTTGACATGTTTGACGCGAGTGGGCTTGGTGCTTGAACTGCCTGTGGTGCGCCAGGAAAGCTTGGCGAAGGTGGACGTCATGACCTGAACAAGACATAAACCATCGACCGGGATCTTACGGGTGAAAGCCCCGTGCGGAAAAGGGTGGTCGCCAACCGCAACCGAGTCTTGCGTGGAACGAGGAGTGGCCCGTGCCCGCGCCGGGCGCGAGCTGTAGGGCGTTGCCTGGGTCGGAGGCGAGTCTGCTGCTACCTGCCGCTGGGCCCAGAGCGAGGTATGCTGATTTGGTTGTCTGTACCAATTCCTTTCGATGCGCTGAAGGCTGCCCTGGCCCAAGGCCCCTCCTTGCGTCTTGCTCTGATATTTGGGTCAGCCGCTACAGGAAGCTTGCGGCCCGATAGCGACCTTGACATCGCCGTTCTTCCGAAGAACCCGAATCTTTCGCTTTCGGACGAACTTGCGCTGCAAGTGGCCCTGACCCGCGCCGCCCGACGTGACGTCGACTTGATCAGGATCGACTGCGCGCCCACGCTCTTGCTGTGGGAGATCGCAAAGCAGGGGATCGTTCTACATCAAAGTACAGATGCAGAGTCCACGCGCTTCAAGGCGGAGGCCGCTGCCGAGTACATTGACTTCGCCCCCGAGTATGATAGGGCGGCAGAACGTTTTCGAGAACGGCTAGCGGGCACGAGGAAAATGTCCAGCACATGACCGACCAGAGACTCATCCTGCGCAAGCTTGCATCCCTGCGCGAGCACGTGAACCGCATGCGCCGCCGTCACATGGGGAACTTGAATGCCTTCGTGGCTGATGTCGATCTGCAGGACGCATTGGGGATGAGTCTTCTGGTTTCTGTTCAAGAGGCTTTGGACATCGCATTGCATTTTTGTTCCAACCAACAATGGGGACTGCCAGCTTCCTACGCTGAAGCCTTTG belongs to Myxococcales bacterium and includes:
- a CDS encoding nucleotidyltransferase domain-containing protein; amino-acid sequence: MLIWLSVPIPFDALKAALAQGPSLRLALIFGSAATGSLRPDSDLDIAVLPKNPNLSLSDELALQVALTRAARRDVDLIRIDCAPTLLLWEIAKQGIVLHQSTDAESTRFKAEAAAEYIDFAPEYDRAAERFRERLAGTRKMSST
- a CDS encoding site-specific integrase, whose amino-acid sequence is MANYADSTRTPRTLTEREQRALLKVTGEHRAGYCDHCLYAMALGTGLREHELIALSVGDVFRDGRPRRRLLLSVFKGAGKAGGTQEVLLSESLRGKLRRFWAWKARERESLDDAAPLFVSRLGRRLSLRQVRHGFTVWQDRAAFERRVTFHMLRHSAVTNLYTLTKDIRLTQRFARHRSLVTTMVYTHPSEDDLVKAVEGLRC
- a CDS encoding transposase, producing the protein MMDSHRSTSWCSNPRHVSIETFFLASLMDDNVGTFAQSNTLRPGGNVDSSRSMERGLCCRAARIQRGRWRGPGLVVMAADVFRRLPLDWSLTGKGIGERTSMQKLVHRLPFKAGDVAVMDRGFPSRHLFSALIEHGVDIIARMSASKATAWKELKPFLSSNKKTAKVTLTLPGAKGNIELQVRVVERDAKPGRPRKGTKNERMVIVSTLSGKDGFDRKDIIKLYASRWGIESLFKEMKSFMQTEDFHSKSVQGCEQELISAMIWIALASFLQAEAERTLDGRRVVRTDCLRAAGNLLFAMLSGKSIIEQMDDDIAALRMFAYAPQQDRHYPRECKRPFGRTIQRGGA
- a CDS encoding PDDEXK nuclease domain-containing protein, whose translation is MARSRKTFTKKTAPAKLAGYEGLFADVARVIEEARHSAVRTVNAVMTATYWLVGRRIVEAEQAGETRAEYGKEIVDRLSADLTERFGCGFGRSNLFQMRAFFLARRNIVQTASGQSSLPGDGTEKVQTASGQLGDAASLSEVAACFPLPWSHYVRLLAVKNENARAFYEDEALRGGWTVRQLDRQIQSQFYERTALSRNKAAMLTKGAQPRPEDHMTPEEEIKDPYVLEFLDLKDEYSETDLEAALIAKLEAFLLELGGDFTFVGRQRRLRVGDEWYRIDLLFFHRRLRCLVIIDLKIGKFTHADAGQMHLYLNYAREHWTLPDENPPVGLILCAEKNHAVAKYALEGLPNKVLATEYRTTLPKERVLVEAIETTKRQLETRSPAKPAAAKKTTARKRKPRR
- a CDS encoding DUF86 domain-containing protein; translated protein: MTDQRLILRKLASLREHVNRMRRRHMGNLNAFVADVDLQDALGMSLLVSVQEALDIALHFCSNQQWGLPASYAEAFALLGSHGVITPEVAASLAKMAALRNRLAHGYASVEMARIWHELPSGIAALETFASSVASHLGPSTSIP